One window of the Tachypleus tridentatus isolate NWPU-2018 chromosome 10, ASM421037v1, whole genome shotgun sequence genome contains the following:
- the LOC143228254 gene encoding serine/threonine-protein kinase Pak-like: MRLMAYSPCYKNHRPDYLTHLNLLSVVSYPDYKRCHKGCSVEGSYLHNLRNLIIYYAGLIVFVSLGLCLLLLQVLKELKNCSLVGLDGKLTDKEIMIKLSSIVSQGNPNMKYRKISEIGHGASGTIYTAIDKVTGLNVAVKQINLNQQVKKELLIRELSVLQETKHPNIVKYFDSYLVGDELWVTMEYMEGGCLTDIVNKTSLCENEISVVCKEVLKGIEFLHTNNVIHRDIKSSNILLGKDYSIKLADFGLCAKISPKQKRTSVVGTRQWMAPEIIIGKMYGPEVDIWSLGITVIEMIDGQPPYYDENSDMIYNLILTNGKPEIENKHNLSPRVSRFFE; this comes from the exons ATGAGACTAATGGCTTATTCTCCATGTTACAAAAACCACAGACCtgattatttaacacatttaaatCTGCTTTCTGTTGTCAGTTATCCTGATTATAAAAGATGTCACAAGGGGTGCTCAGTGGAAGGTTCGTATTTACATAACCTGAGGAACCTCATAATCTACTATGCCGGACTTATAGTATTCGTAAGTCTTGGGTTATGTCTGCTACTCCTTCAGGTGTTAAAG gaACTGAAAAACTGCTCACTTGTTGGGCTGGACGGAAAACTGACAGACAAAGAAATCATGATAAAGTTAAGCAGTATTGTTTCTCAGGGAAATCCCAAtatgaaatatagaaaaatatcagaAATCGGCCATGG TGCTTCAGGAACTATTTATACAGCCATTGATAAAGTGACTGGTTTGAATGTTGctgttaaacagataaatttaaaccAACAAGTGAAAAAAGAACTTCTAATCAGAGAATTATCAGTACTTCAAGAAACGAAACATCCTAATATAGTGAAGTACTTTGATAGTTATCTTGTTGGTGATGAGCTCTGG gtAACAATGGAATATATGGAAGGTGGCTGTTTGACTGACATTGTCAACAAAACTTCTCTCtgtgaaaatgaaatatcagtggtttgtaaagaa gtTCTCAAAGGAATAGAGTTTCTGCATACCAATAATGTAATTCACAGAGACATTAAAAGTAGTAACATATTACTTGGAAAGGACTACAGTATAAAACTAG CTGATTTTGGATTATGTGCCAAAATATCCCCTAAACAAAAACGAACGTCAGTGGTTGGCACTCGTCAATGGATGGCTCCAGAAAtaataatagggaaaatgtatGGACCGGAGGTTGACATTTGGTCACTGGGCATTACAGTCATTGAAATGATTGATGGTCAACCTCCTTATTATGATGAAAATTCTGACATG ATATATAACTTAATACTAACAAATGGGAAGccagaaattgaaaataaacataaccTATCCCCCCGTGTTTCAAgattttttgaataa